A genomic region of Luteibacter aegosomatissinici contains the following coding sequences:
- a CDS encoding zinc-binding alcohol dehydrogenase family protein: protein MKAIVYDRAGLPAEDPASLFEAELPTPKPGRHDLLVRISAIAVNPVDAKLRAAVPPAAPRILGWDAVGVVEQVGEAVTSFRAGDVVWFAGDITRPGSYAEYTLVDERIASLAPSSLSHAEAAALPLTAITAWEILFDRLRVAEGGGAGQSVLVIGAGGGVGSILVQLAAKLTGLTVIGTASRQETKEWVRGLGAHHVIDHSQPLQPQLNAAGITLVDHVISLTHTDAYYAQIVELLKPQGQFALIDDPATLDAMPLKRKSISLHWEFMFTRSMYRTPDMDAQKALLARVAALIDQGVIKTTVGEHLGVINAANLRRAHALVESHKARGKLVLEGF, encoded by the coding sequence ATGAAAGCCATTGTCTATGACCGGGCGGGCCTTCCTGCCGAGGATCCGGCCTCCCTGTTCGAAGCCGAGCTTCCTACCCCAAAGCCGGGTCGCCACGATCTCCTGGTGCGGATCAGCGCGATCGCCGTGAATCCCGTGGATGCGAAGCTCCGGGCGGCGGTCCCTCCGGCCGCTCCGCGTATCCTGGGCTGGGACGCCGTGGGCGTCGTTGAACAGGTTGGCGAGGCGGTGACGTCGTTCCGCGCGGGTGATGTCGTTTGGTTCGCGGGCGACATCACGCGCCCAGGTAGCTACGCCGAATACACGCTGGTGGACGAGCGTATCGCGAGCCTGGCGCCTTCCTCGCTCTCCCACGCGGAGGCCGCCGCGCTGCCGCTCACGGCGATTACCGCGTGGGAAATCCTGTTCGACCGGCTGCGGGTTGCCGAAGGTGGCGGGGCAGGGCAGAGCGTGCTCGTGATCGGCGCGGGCGGCGGTGTGGGCTCCATCCTGGTCCAACTGGCGGCGAAGCTCACCGGGCTTACCGTCATCGGTACGGCGTCGCGGCAGGAAACCAAGGAGTGGGTGCGCGGCCTGGGCGCGCACCACGTGATCGATCATTCGCAGCCCCTCCAGCCGCAGTTGAATGCCGCCGGCATCACCTTGGTCGACCACGTCATCAGCCTGACGCACACCGATGCGTACTACGCGCAGATCGTCGAATTGCTGAAGCCGCAAGGCCAGTTCGCGCTGATCGATGATCCCGCGACGCTGGATGCCATGCCGTTGAAGCGGAAATCAATCTCGCTGCATTGGGAGTTCATGTTTACCCGCTCCATGTACCGCACGCCGGACATGGATGCCCAGAAGGCGCTGCTGGCCCGCGTTGCGGCCCTGATCGACCAGGGAGTGATCAAGACCACCGTGGGCGAGCACCTGGGGGTGATCAATGCTGCCAACCTGCGGCGGGCGCATGCATTGGTCGAGAGCCACAAGGCGCGAGGCAAACTCGTGCTCGAGGGCTTCTGA
- a CDS encoding GlxA family transcriptional regulator — protein MHRMAYFLTHGFQVMAIGTQTVFEMANIVAREKVYDITNYSLAGGEVRSSIGVSVTTEKATHDIDADTWMVSGIVNPLAHPSPPGELAFISHAAKRARRTVGLCTGTFVLAEAGLLEGRRVTTHWAYADELRKRCGGAQVEADRIFIIDGPIWTSAGLTAAMDLALGMVDKDLGPELASSVAHVLVMHHRRAGGQSQHSELLKMAPKSDRIQTALEYARKNLAKALSVDDLAEAAHLSPRQFSRVFQAETGHSPAKAIERLRIEQARNLIERGRHSLEVIARETGFRDRKHLREAFVRGYGVTPLSLRRGARMPGDRDTDESPIEIELAS, from the coding sequence ATGCATCGAATGGCTTATTTCCTTACCCACGGCTTCCAGGTCATGGCCATCGGCACGCAGACCGTGTTCGAGATGGCCAATATCGTGGCGCGTGAGAAGGTGTATGACATCACCAACTACTCGCTGGCGGGTGGCGAAGTACGCTCGTCCATAGGCGTCTCGGTGACAACGGAAAAAGCGACACACGATATCGATGCCGATACTTGGATGGTCAGCGGTATCGTGAATCCATTGGCCCATCCGTCACCGCCCGGCGAGCTAGCCTTCATCAGCCATGCGGCAAAACGCGCGCGGCGCACGGTCGGGCTATGCACGGGCACGTTTGTCCTGGCCGAAGCCGGCCTGCTCGAGGGCCGCCGTGTCACGACGCATTGGGCCTACGCCGATGAGCTGCGCAAGCGCTGCGGTGGCGCACAGGTCGAAGCCGACCGGATCTTCATCATCGATGGGCCGATCTGGACCTCGGCAGGCCTTACCGCTGCCATGGACCTCGCGCTTGGCATGGTCGACAAGGATCTGGGCCCCGAACTGGCCAGTTCGGTGGCGCACGTGCTGGTCATGCACCACCGGCGGGCCGGTGGCCAGTCCCAGCACTCGGAGCTACTGAAGATGGCCCCGAAATCGGATCGTATCCAGACCGCGCTGGAATACGCCCGCAAGAACCTCGCGAAGGCACTATCAGTGGATGATCTGGCTGAAGCGGCGCATCTCAGCCCACGGCAGTTCAGCCGCGTATTCCAGGCTGAAACCGGCCATTCACCGGCCAAAGCCATAGAGCGCCTGCGTATTGAACAAGCACGAAACCTGATTGAACGCGGGCGTCATTCGCTCGAAGTGATAGCCCGGGAGACAGGATTTCGCGATCGAAAGCACCTGCGCGAGGCATTTGTGCGCGGGTATGGCGTAACGCCCCTGTCGCTACGGCGGGGCGCGCGCATGCCGGGCGATAGGGACACGGACGAAAGCCCGATCGAGATCGAGCTCGCGTCCTGA
- a CDS encoding Dyp-type peroxidase, with protein MANGVPQPVVATLSRSAMFLVLTVNPGTASVESVRALCGDLASLLRAVGFRDLEGQLSCVMAFGSTVWDRLFAGPRPADLHPFAEINGVHRAPSTPGDILLHIRARRMDLCFELATQILARLDGAVVVVDEVHGFKYFDDRDLIGFVDGTENPTGIEAVEAAVVADEDPDFTGGSYVIVQKYLHDLKRWNEVPIEAQEKIIGRHKLSDIELDDAAKPSYAHNVLTSIEEDGQELDIVRDNMPFGDVGKGEFGTYFIGYARSPARTEKMLNNMFVGNPPGNYDRLLDFSVAVTGCLFFVPAASFLAAIPDAPGATGARPVSEPAADTRAADGSLGIGSLKMENNHG; from the coding sequence GTGGCAAATGGTGTTCCGCAACCCGTGGTAGCGACGCTGTCGCGTTCGGCCATGTTCCTGGTGCTGACGGTGAACCCGGGTACCGCGTCGGTCGAGTCCGTTCGCGCGCTCTGCGGCGATCTGGCGAGCCTGCTGCGCGCCGTGGGCTTCCGCGACCTGGAGGGACAGCTTTCGTGTGTCATGGCGTTTGGCTCCACGGTGTGGGATCGCCTGTTCGCCGGTCCGCGCCCGGCCGATCTGCACCCATTCGCCGAGATCAACGGCGTGCATCGCGCACCCAGCACGCCAGGCGACATCCTCCTGCACATCCGCGCCCGGCGCATGGATCTTTGCTTCGAGCTCGCCACGCAGATCCTTGCGCGCCTGGATGGGGCCGTTGTGGTGGTCGACGAAGTGCATGGCTTCAAGTACTTCGATGATCGTGACCTCATTGGCTTCGTGGACGGCACCGAAAACCCCACGGGTATCGAGGCGGTGGAGGCTGCCGTGGTCGCCGATGAAGATCCGGATTTTACCGGTGGCAGCTACGTCATCGTGCAGAAGTACCTGCATGACCTGAAGCGCTGGAACGAGGTACCGATCGAGGCGCAGGAGAAGATTATCGGGCGGCACAAGCTTTCCGATATCGAGCTCGATGATGCCGCCAAGCCGTCGTACGCGCACAACGTCCTCACCAGCATCGAGGAGGATGGTCAGGAGCTGGACATCGTCCGCGACAACATGCCCTTCGGTGATGTGGGCAAGGGCGAGTTCGGCACTTACTTCATCGGGTATGCGCGCTCGCCAGCGCGAACCGAGAAAATGTTGAACAACATGTTCGTGGGCAACCCGCCTGGCAACTACGATCGCCTGCTCGATTTCAGCGTAGCCGTGACCGGCTGCCTGTTCTTTGTGCCGGCCGCCAGTTTCCTGGCCGCCATTCCCGATGCGCCCGGTGCCACCGGCGCACGCCCCGTTTCCGAACCCGCTGCCGACACGCGCGCCGCCGATGGCTCGCTCGGCATCGGCTCGCTCAAGATGGAGAACAACCATGGGTAA
- a CDS encoding alpha/beta fold hydrolase — translation MTNPNTAMAETRFIETAGIRYAYRRLGVPGGTPLLCLQHFTGTLDNWDPAIIDALAEDREVLLFENAGVGQSGGDVPGSIAGMAKHAIQFLDALGVAKVHILGYSLGGFLAQDIALARPALVERMVITGSAPQGGAGAGMDRPELVAIYTDATMAPADKLRHLFFPDTAAGAAAAAAFVGRLATRRAPADLPAGPHVAPTQLQAMIDWANWRGDVAGKLATITQPVLVTNGSNDTMIPTENSFTLAKYLPNATLIIYPNAGHGALFQYAEGYVAHVRTFLHGA, via the coding sequence ATGACCAACCCGAACACGGCCATGGCCGAAACCCGCTTCATCGAAACGGCCGGCATTCGCTATGCCTATCGGCGGCTTGGCGTCCCCGGAGGCACCCCGTTGCTGTGCCTGCAGCACTTCACCGGGACGCTCGATAACTGGGATCCGGCGATCATCGATGCGCTGGCGGAAGATCGCGAGGTTCTGCTGTTTGAGAACGCCGGCGTGGGCCAATCCGGCGGTGATGTTCCCGGGTCCATCGCCGGTATGGCGAAGCACGCGATCCAGTTCCTGGATGCGCTTGGTGTGGCCAAGGTGCATATCCTCGGTTACTCGCTGGGCGGCTTCCTTGCCCAGGACATCGCATTGGCGCGGCCTGCGCTGGTTGAGAGGATGGTGATAACGGGCAGTGCGCCACAGGGCGGCGCGGGTGCCGGCATGGACCGGCCCGAACTTGTGGCGATCTACACGGATGCCACCATGGCCCCGGCTGACAAGCTGCGACACCTGTTCTTCCCTGACACGGCCGCCGGTGCGGCAGCCGCGGCGGCGTTCGTGGGACGGCTAGCGACGCGCCGTGCCCCGGCCGATCTCCCGGCGGGCCCGCATGTCGCGCCGACCCAGCTTCAAGCCATGATCGATTGGGCCAACTGGCGCGGCGACGTCGCCGGCAAGCTGGCGACCATCACACAGCCCGTGCTCGTTACGAACGGCAGTAACGACACCATGATTCCCACCGAGAACTCATTCACCCTGGCGAAGTACCTGCCGAACGCCACATTGATCATCTACCCGAATGCGGGGCACGGCGCCTTGTTCCAGTACGCCGAGGGCTACGTGGCGCACGTGCGCACGTTTCTTCACGGCGCGTAA
- a CDS encoding helix-turn-helix domain-containing protein, which translates to MSDVEGMPYGFIIDRRDALASYRTGGSLAAMVTTLQRKEGLVRVPVADEETGRRPFLVAFREHHQAVEELGFVIGPASDAQAQDPALIVPAIATALCLLLMKLAEKPLFAQSLFAEVALALRSAYGVTSGGVLVRRPAGGLYPWQSDRAVAFMDASLSSPFTTADVARACNMSANHFARAFRVTHGIPPRQWLLRRRVARAKEMLADARTTLTDVALSCGFAEQSHFTRVFTRIEGMPPGAWRRSGRAAP; encoded by the coding sequence TTGAGCGATGTAGAGGGCATGCCCTACGGCTTCATCATTGATCGTCGCGACGCGCTGGCGAGTTACCGTACCGGTGGCTCGCTGGCGGCGATGGTCACGACGCTGCAACGAAAGGAGGGGCTCGTAAGGGTTCCGGTAGCCGACGAGGAGACAGGGCGCAGACCTTTTCTTGTTGCGTTTCGCGAACATCACCAGGCGGTCGAGGAGCTCGGCTTCGTGATTGGCCCGGCAAGCGATGCCCAGGCGCAAGATCCAGCGCTGATCGTGCCCGCTATCGCGACGGCGCTATGCCTGCTGCTGATGAAGCTGGCGGAGAAGCCCTTGTTTGCCCAGTCACTCTTCGCAGAAGTGGCACTGGCGCTGCGTTCGGCGTACGGCGTCACATCCGGAGGCGTTCTCGTCCGGCGCCCGGCGGGTGGGCTCTACCCATGGCAGAGTGACAGGGCCGTGGCGTTCATGGATGCCAGCCTGTCGTCCCCATTCACCACCGCCGATGTGGCGCGCGCGTGCAACATGTCCGCCAATCATTTTGCGCGGGCGTTCCGTGTGACCCATGGCATACCACCGCGGCAATGGCTGTTGCGTCGGCGCGTGGCGCGGGCGAAGGAAATGCTGGCCGACGCGCGGACCACGCTGACCGATGTGGCTCTTTCATGCGGATTCGCTGAGCAAAGCCATTTTACGCGCGTGTTCACGCGTATCGAAGGCATGCCGCCGGGTGCATGGCGGCGTAGCGGAAGGGCGGCGCCGTAG
- a CDS encoding YkgJ family cysteine cluster protein, with product MSLRFACTMCGRCCHSLRLPLSVAEAQAWLEDGGEVEVFCEAIPWPEEPAPDNGPAWHKRKRSFAAVSGHLPVRVIVTLVAAFDGACPNLRADMGCGIYERRPTACRVYPAEVNPFVALEPAQKLCPPEAWTSGGLFQDDQGHWTDPGVADAIQRRRGDDYAEAEARGVLCERLGIHEAGLSNEGVIVYAPSRESLREALKDATETYKTPAGHVDWLLVSHRLRTMWLLESAGARATQAADLAGADRRFVSFLQGE from the coding sequence ATGTCGTTGCGTTTCGCTTGCACCATGTGTGGCCGCTGCTGCCATAGCTTGCGGCTCCCGCTCAGCGTGGCCGAGGCGCAAGCCTGGCTTGAGGATGGCGGTGAGGTGGAAGTGTTCTGCGAGGCCATCCCCTGGCCCGAGGAGCCGGCGCCGGATAACGGCCCCGCGTGGCACAAACGCAAGCGCTCGTTCGCAGCCGTGAGTGGCCACCTGCCCGTGCGGGTGATCGTGACGCTGGTAGCGGCGTTCGACGGCGCGTGCCCGAACCTGCGCGCTGACATGGGGTGCGGCATCTATGAACGCCGCCCCACGGCCTGCCGTGTCTACCCCGCCGAAGTCAATCCGTTCGTCGCGCTTGAGCCCGCCCAAAAACTCTGCCCACCCGAGGCGTGGACATCGGGCGGGCTGTTCCAGGATGACCAGGGCCACTGGACCGATCCTGGGGTTGCCGATGCGATACAACGCCGGCGTGGGGACGATTACGCGGAGGCCGAAGCACGAGGCGTGTTGTGTGAACGGCTGGGCATTCACGAGGCCGGCTTGTCGAACGAAGGCGTGATCGTATACGCCCCATCAAGGGAAAGCCTGCGTGAGGCGCTAAAAGACGCGACGGAAACGTACAAGACACCGGCGGGTCATGTTGACTGGCTCCTCGTGTCGCATCGTTTGCGTACGATGTGGCTGCTGGAATCGGCAGGTGCCCGCGCCACGCAAGCGGCGGATCTGGCCGGCGCAGACCGGCGTTTTGTGAGCTTCCTGCAAGGCGAATAG
- a CDS encoding response regulator gives MTLQPTSRRTSMRAGADARMLLALLLVIVFFVCSGLVAGANIRTIRNDNAQVIRSQETVTGLGEILSSIQDAETGQRGYLLTGSDGYLEPYRAALAMMPTRLEAIRVALDGDAGQQARLRELGVRINDKLTELRETIELRRDRGLDAALPVVNSDRGKAAMDDVRARLTAMRAVEYDLRAKRLAEMEGAYSTAITSGAASAFLGVALTIFVAVLIRRNSRARERDAWLQRGQLELATVMAGDKDAGELGGAILSFLAGFLGAEAGALFTANNGRFVRAGAVGLAPDSQADAVRPAGSLLSRAVDENRVIVVNDVPDGYFTVGSGLGQAKPRHLVVAPGVSDGMAQGVLELGFFHAVDADAVTLLEQASPAIAIALRSAAYRAELTRLLEETRRQSEALQAQQEELRVSNEELEEQSRALRESQHELEEQQAELEQTNAHLSGQSEQLEQQRDALRAANQATELKAREVERASKYKSEFLANMSHELRTPLNSALILSKLLADNTAGNLSEEQVKFARTIHTSGTDLLSLINDILDLSKIEAGHVDVRSEPVNTESLLNDLSALLSPIAMEKGLAFHVVAEPGTPPIVETDRQRLEQVLKNLLSNALKFTEAGGVTLGVRAERGGRVAFTVGDTGIGIDPEQQARIFEAFQQADGSISRRYGGTGLGLSISLELARRLGGDITVQSEPGKGSTFTLTIATKLEGSRGASPAPAPAPAPAPAVTPVAVRAAPASALQPTPSTAPVPLTGAEKGRLILVIEDDHTFAEIVSGLATDMGFRAIVARTANDALAMAREYLPHAIILDIGLPDQSGLYVLDILKHDVRTRHIPIHVVSASDHSRTALSLGAMGYLTKPVTRDALTHALDSLEARLSQRPRRVLVVEDDAVQLDAIRHLLATADVETVGARTAAECIAALQAQAFDCMVLDLSLPDTSGFELLETLSSKEGHAFPPVIVYTGRVLSPMEEERLRRYSSSIIIKGAKSPERLLDEVSLFLHQVVSELPEPQQGMIRKALHRDAVLEGRRILLVEDDVRNVFALMNVLEPHGCLVTIARNGQEALDMLESSSQPGQGAYELVLMDIMMPVMDGLTAMQRIRQERRWDKLPIIALTAKAMPDDQQQAMQAGASDYVAKPLDVDKLLSLIRVWLTDKG, from the coding sequence ATGACGCTCCAGCCGACGTCCCGACGTACCTCCATGCGCGCCGGGGCCGATGCCCGGATGCTCCTGGCCCTCTTGCTCGTGATCGTGTTCTTCGTGTGCAGCGGGCTGGTGGCCGGGGCAAACATACGGACCATCCGCAACGACAACGCGCAGGTCATCCGTTCGCAAGAAACCGTGACCGGGCTGGGTGAGATCCTTTCCAGCATCCAGGATGCCGAGACCGGCCAGCGTGGTTACCTGCTCACCGGCAGCGATGGCTACCTGGAGCCTTACAGGGCCGCCCTGGCCATGATGCCCACGCGGCTGGAGGCTATCCGCGTGGCGCTGGATGGTGATGCCGGCCAGCAGGCCCGGTTGCGGGAGCTGGGCGTACGAATCAACGACAAGCTCACCGAGTTGCGGGAAACCATCGAGCTGCGGCGTGATCGTGGCCTGGATGCCGCGCTCCCCGTGGTGAACTCCGATCGGGGCAAGGCGGCCATGGACGATGTGCGTGCGCGGCTCACCGCCATGCGCGCTGTCGAGTATGACCTTCGCGCGAAGCGCCTGGCAGAGATGGAAGGCGCTTACAGCACGGCGATCACCAGCGGCGCGGCGAGTGCATTCCTTGGAGTGGCCCTCACCATCTTCGTGGCGGTGCTGATCCGCCGTAACTCGCGAGCCCGCGAGCGCGATGCCTGGTTGCAGCGCGGGCAGCTGGAGCTGGCCACTGTCATGGCGGGTGACAAGGATGCGGGTGAGCTTGGCGGCGCCATCCTCTCGTTCCTGGCTGGCTTCCTCGGGGCTGAGGCGGGCGCGCTGTTCACCGCGAACAACGGCCGCTTCGTACGGGCGGGCGCGGTGGGCCTTGCCCCCGATAGTCAGGCCGATGCCGTGCGGCCCGCGGGCAGCCTGCTCAGTCGTGCGGTGGACGAGAACCGGGTCATCGTCGTCAACGACGTGCCCGATGGCTATTTCACGGTCGGTTCCGGTCTGGGCCAGGCCAAGCCCCGCCACCTGGTGGTCGCGCCGGGCGTTTCCGATGGCATGGCGCAGGGTGTGCTGGAGCTCGGCTTTTTCCATGCCGTGGATGCCGATGCGGTCACGTTGCTTGAGCAGGCCTCACCGGCCATCGCGATCGCGCTGCGCTCGGCAGCGTACCGCGCCGAGCTGACCCGCCTGCTCGAGGAAACACGCCGCCAGTCCGAGGCGCTGCAGGCGCAGCAGGAGGAGCTGCGCGTTTCCAACGAAGAGCTGGAAGAACAAAGTCGCGCCCTGCGCGAATCCCAGCACGAACTGGAAGAGCAGCAGGCCGAGCTTGAGCAGACCAACGCGCACCTTTCCGGCCAATCGGAACAGCTCGAACAACAGCGTGATGCCTTGCGCGCCGCCAACCAGGCTACGGAGCTCAAGGCGCGCGAAGTGGAGCGTGCCAGCAAGTACAAATCCGAGTTCCTGGCCAACATGTCGCATGAGCTGCGTACGCCGCTCAACTCCGCGTTGATTCTTTCCAAGCTGCTGGCCGATAACACGGCGGGCAACCTCAGCGAAGAGCAGGTGAAGTTCGCCCGCACCATCCACACCTCGGGTACCGACCTGCTCAGCCTGATCAACGATATTCTTGATCTGTCGAAGATCGAGGCGGGCCACGTGGACGTGCGCAGCGAACCGGTGAATACCGAGTCGCTGCTCAATGACCTGTCGGCGCTGCTCTCGCCCATCGCCATGGAAAAAGGCCTGGCCTTCCATGTCGTCGCCGAACCGGGCACGCCCCCCATTGTGGAAACGGATCGCCAGCGCCTGGAGCAGGTGCTCAAGAACCTGCTATCCAATGCGTTGAAATTCACCGAGGCCGGCGGGGTCACGCTGGGCGTGCGGGCAGAGCGTGGTGGACGCGTGGCCTTTACCGTGGGCGACACGGGCATCGGCATCGATCCTGAGCAGCAGGCCCGCATCTTCGAGGCGTTCCAGCAAGCGGATGGTTCCATCAGCCGCCGTTACGGTGGCACCGGGCTGGGCCTTTCCATCTCGCTCGAACTGGCCCGCCGCCTGGGCGGTGATATCACGGTGCAGAGCGAGCCGGGCAAGGGCAGCACGTTTACCCTCACGATCGCCACGAAGCTGGAAGGATCTCGCGGCGCTTCGCCTGCGCCTGCGCCGGCACCGGCACCGGCACCGGCGGTGACACCCGTCGCGGTACGCGCGGCGCCGGCATCTGCGCTGCAGCCGACCCCGTCGACGGCGCCCGTGCCGCTCACGGGCGCGGAGAAGGGCCGCCTCATCCTCGTCATCGAAGATGATCACACCTTTGCCGAGATAGTCAGTGGCCTTGCCACCGACATGGGCTTCCGCGCCATCGTGGCACGTACCGCGAACGATGCGCTCGCCATGGCGCGGGAGTATTTACCGCACGCGATCATCCTGGATATCGGGCTGCCCGATCAGTCCGGTCTGTACGTGCTCGATATCCTGAAGCACGACGTCCGCACCCGGCATATTCCTATCCACGTGGTGTCGGCGTCGGATCACTCGCGGACCGCGCTCTCGCTCGGCGCCATGGGCTACCTGACGAAACCGGTCACGCGCGATGCCCTGACCCATGCGCTGGATTCGCTCGAGGCTCGCCTTTCACAGCGACCGCGCCGCGTACTCGTGGTGGAAGACGATGCGGTGCAACTGGATGCGATCCGTCATCTGCTCGCCACGGCTGATGTGGAAACCGTCGGCGCACGGACCGCGGCGGAGTGCATCGCCGCGCTGCAGGCGCAGGCCTTCGATTGCATGGTGCTGGACCTGTCGCTACCGGATACCTCCGGTTTTGAATTGCTTGAGACACTGAGCTCGAAGGAAGGCCATGCCTTCCCGCCGGTCATCGTCTACACCGGGCGCGTGCTCTCGCCGATGGAGGAAGAGCGCCTGCGCCGTTATTCGAGCTCGATCATCATCAAGGGGGCCAAATCGCCCGAGCGCTTGCTCGATGAAGTCTCGCTGTTCCTGCACCAGGTGGTCAGCGAGCTCCCTGAGCCGCAGCAGGGCATGATCCGGAAGGCGTTGCATCGTGATGCCGTGCTCGAGGGGCGGCGCATCCTGCTGGTGGAAGATGATGTCCGCAACGTGTTCGCACTGATGAATGTGCTGGAGCCACACGGCTGCCTGGTCACCATCGCGCGTAACGGCCAGGAGGCCCTCGACATGCTCGAGAGCTCGAGCCAGCCGGGGCAGGGTGCGTACGAACTGGTGCTCATGGACATCATGATGCCGGTGATGGATGGCCTGACTGCCATGCAGCGAATCCGTCAGGAGCGGCGCTGGGACAAACTGCCGATCATCGCCTTGACGGCCAAGGCCATGCCGGATGACCAGCAGCAGGCCATGCAGGCGGGTGCCAGCGATTACGTGGCCAAGCCGCTCGACGTGGATAAGCTCTTGTCGCTGATCCGCGTCTGGTTGACTGACAAGGGCTGA
- a CDS encoding family 1 encapsulin nanocompartment shell protein has protein sequence MGNLFRELAPVSGGAWKQIEDEATRTLKEHMAARRLVDVVGPRGYDYGGVPTGHVREIAAPGDGIRSLQRQVASLVELRVPFVLSREELDGVARGSNDPDLQPLKDAARKLAFAEDRAVFDGYAAAGITGIREASDNKKVALPADVAAYPRAIAKALSELRLAGVNGPYRLALGAKAYAAMNGATDEGYPVYRELHGMLNGGIVWAPAIEGGVLLSARGGDYELHLGQDVSIGYDSHDATSVQLYLQETFTFLALTAEASVDLAAG, from the coding sequence ATGGGTAACCTGTTCCGCGAACTCGCCCCCGTCAGTGGCGGCGCCTGGAAGCAGATTGAAGACGAAGCGACTCGCACGCTGAAGGAACACATGGCGGCACGGCGTCTCGTCGACGTCGTCGGTCCCCGTGGCTACGACTACGGCGGCGTTCCCACCGGCCATGTGCGTGAGATTGCCGCGCCGGGCGATGGCATCCGGTCATTGCAGCGCCAGGTCGCTTCGCTGGTGGAGCTCCGCGTACCGTTCGTGCTTTCGCGCGAGGAGCTCGATGGCGTTGCCCGGGGTTCGAACGACCCTGACCTGCAGCCGCTCAAGGATGCCGCACGCAAGCTGGCGTTTGCCGAGGACCGCGCCGTGTTCGATGGTTATGCGGCCGCCGGCATCACCGGTATCCGCGAGGCCTCGGATAACAAGAAGGTGGCGCTGCCAGCGGATGTCGCCGCCTACCCGCGTGCCATCGCCAAGGCACTCAGTGAACTGCGCCTGGCCGGCGTCAATGGTCCCTACCGCCTGGCGCTGGGCGCCAAGGCGTATGCCGCCATGAACGGCGCCACCGATGAGGGCTATCCGGTGTATCGCGAGCTGCACGGCATGCTCAATGGCGGCATCGTATGGGCACCGGCTATCGAAGGCGGCGTGCTGCTTTCGGCCCGCGGCGGTGATTACGAGCTGCACCTGGGCCAGGATGTGTCGATCGGCTACGACTCGCACGATGCGACATCGGTGCAACTCTACCTGCAGGAAACCTTTACGTTCCTTGCGCTGACGGCAGAGGCTTCGGTGGACCTCGCTGCGGGCTGA
- a CDS encoding SDR family NAD(P)-dependent oxidoreductase — protein sequence MPSPFRTAVITSAASGLGMACAEHLAREGYGLILVDTERNVLNTLAEALTTRTRCAVEVVAADVGCPWSLPALAEHLRLDASIAVVVCITHFPERVLDDY from the coding sequence ATGCCTTCGCCTTTTCGCACCGCGGTGATCACGAGCGCGGCATCCGGGCTTGGCATGGCTTGCGCGGAACATCTGGCGCGAGAGGGGTATGGGCTGATCCTGGTCGATACCGAACGCAACGTCTTGAACACTTTAGCCGAGGCGCTGACCACACGTACACGTTGCGCCGTGGAAGTGGTGGCGGCCGACGTGGGCTGTCCCTGGTCGCTCCCTGCGCTGGCCGAGCACCTGCGCCTGGATGCGAGCATCGCCGTCGTGGTGTGCATTACACATTTTCCAGAACGGGTTCTGGACGATTACTGA